One region of Oryza glaberrima chromosome 7, OglaRS2, whole genome shotgun sequence genomic DNA includes:
- the LOC127780209 gene encoding glycine-rich cell wall structural protein 1-like, whose product MERNNRQGFGADGHGGDFAWGFHLGFSGGNQHQSGRGRGRGRGRFGGNNRHDLPQGNNGRWFGNGGGQGWNGGFGHNAGPNGSFNSGSGFPQGSFGRPADASGSLYFGVPPPGSFPLGGQFPVVGSQVGVPPGGALMPPGVAAATTVPGGLAAGGPATAVAPVVPAAGAMAPGGALGVSATVGGTLVTVDKSRATVSSVAPVVSVADVVDVVIGDHLYELSFRVESDHRSGYPIPLDMENCGDGDVEKKEEGKKDKDMGKKSVLGDSTNSSNMAYDGYPSERGGPLCLLLS is encoded by the exons ATGGAGAGAAACAACCGCCAGGGTTTCGGTGCCGATGGTCATGGTGGTGACTTTGCTTGGGGATTCCATCTGGGCTTCAGTGGTGGTAATCAGCATCAAAGTGGAAGGGGAAGGGGTCGTGGCCGTGGAAGGTTTGGCGGCAACAATCGCCATGATCTTCCCCAGGGCAACAATGGTAGATGGTTTGGTAACGGTGGAGGTCAAGGTTGGAATGGTGGGTTTGGCCATAATGCTGGACCAAATGGCAGCTTTAACTCCGGTTCAGGGTTTCCACAAGGTTCCTTTGGTCGGCCGGCAGATGCATCTGGGTCGCTGTACTTCGGGGTTCCGCCGCCTGGTTCGTTTCCTTTGGGTGGTCAGTTTCCGGTGGTCGGTAGCCAAGTTGGTGTGCCGCCAGGTGGTGCCCTAATGCCGCCGGGTGTTGCTGCGGCTACTACTGTGCCCGGTGGGTTGGCGGCTGGTGGACCGGCCACTGCTGTGGCGCCAGTTGTGCCAGCTGCAGGGGCTATGGCGCCAGGTGGTGCGCTTG GTGTTTCGGCTACAGTGGGTGGTACTCTTGTTACTGTTGATAAATCTAGGGCTACTGTGTCTTCTGTTGCTCCTGTTGTTTCGGTGGCAG ATGTAGTTGATGTGGTCATTGGAGATCATTTGTATGAGCTGTCATTTAGAGTGGAATCTGATCACCGTTCTGGATATCCCATACCACTGGATATGGAGAATTGTGGTGATGGAgatgtggagaagaaagaggaggggaaaaaggaTAAGGATATGGGGAAGAAGTCTGTCCTGGGTGACTCAACAAACAGCTCCAACATGGCTTATGATGGTTATCCTAGTGAAAGGGGTGGTCCTCTGTGCCTTCTTCTCAGTTAA
- the LOC127779817 gene encoding uncharacterized protein LOC127779817, with protein sequence MALAAIYSLFIINKSGGLIYYKDYGSAGRTDTNDSLRLASLWHSMHAISQQLSPTPGCEGIDLLQAHNFDLHCFQSLTGTKFFAVCETGAQNIETLLKVIYELYTDFVLKNPFYEMEMPIRCELFDLNLAQVIQKDRVTLLGR encoded by the exons ATGGCGTTAGCAGCAATCTACAGCCTTTTCATCATTAACAAATCTGGCGGCCTTATATACTACAAG GACTATGGCTCAGCAGGGAGGACGGACACCAATGACAGTCTACGCTTGGCAAGTCTTTGGCATTCCATGCATGCTATCTCCCAGCAGCTGTCCCCTACACCTGGCTGTGAAGGCATTGACCTTCTACAAGCCCACAACTTTGATCTCCATTGCTTCCAGTCCCTCACAG GGACAAAGTTTTTTGCTGTATGCGAAACTGGTGCTCAAAATATCGAGACTCTACTGAAAGTCATATACGAGCTCTACACGGATTTTGTTCTGAAAAATCCATTCTACGAGATGGAGATGCCTATTCGTTGTGAGCTTTTTGATCTTAACCTGGCTCAGGTCATTCAGAAGGACCGCGTCACGCTTCTGGGTCGATGA
- the LOC127780727 gene encoding uncharacterized protein LOC127780727, with the protein MAGRRPLFDLNVAHEDWDWEKGEEAEAEEEPEEVVEEGKKEVVVLEEEEEEEPHEVIMEEEVVEEEAAVGGEAEEVDGEVRRKRKDCEVLVGGLPRDAAEEDVARALADAGDVEEVRLVRDPADPRSNKGFAFVRFAAAWQARWAADDVRTAMVKGEACMICKNDANETLHLRNICFDWTKDDLAEELKTYKLENLEDINLVEDPERKGKNRGYAFLDFRTNVDGVDAFFKLQNRDIYLGTDVRAQVSFSKTLSQDDKIMEKVKSVFLDGLPPHWDEDKVREVFGKFGEIDSIHLARNMFKAKRKDFGFIGFTSRQSALDCISTVSKGGIVEGSGKVRIKASLQRPRPTLKKHSWQGITPMLGIRRGFIGKSYGDREHYGDRERYDDRERYHNRECYGDRGFGFSGHARRDYSSNHVHDKYHRHMHRMAIDVEERPVSSREHRSHYRRDSAVSGHIHRYERARPREAYLDSRYTNEYPRHRHSRHEESIQRDAYRSKYGHSYLERSHRDSCPDCNPSDHSSSAFYKTDHEPTPSSSQVASHCEESFSQGRKLMASSSPGMCNCGECYVEQDAAPASSQVVPLRHQLAKPFHERSSEPDDHSASAYEAAEYKERKSRYHPSSRDGPSNTHHRNYRRQGR; encoded by the exons atggcggggcggcggccgctcTTCGACCTCAACGTCGCCCACGAGGATTGGGATTGGGAGAAGGGggaagaggcggaggcggaggaggagcccgaGGAGGTTGTTgaggaggggaagaaggaggtggtggtgctcgaggaggaggaggaggaggagccccaTGAGGTGatcatggaggaggaggtggtggaggaggaggcggcggtggggggtgaggcggaggaggtggacggggaggtgaggaggaagaggaaggactGCGAGGTTTTGGTGGGAGGGCTTCCCCgggacgcggcggaggaggacgtggCGCGGGCGCTCGCGGACGCCGGCGATGTGGAGGAGGTGCGGCTCGTGCGGGATCCGGCGGACCCGCGCTCCAACAAGGGCTTCGCCTTCGTGCGATTCGCCGCCGCCTGGCAGGCGCGGTGGGCTGCCGACGACGTCCGCACGGCCATG GTCAAGGGAGAAGCTTGTATGATATGCAAGAATGATGCAAACGAGACCCTTCATCTGCGGAATATATGCTTTGATTGGACAAAAGATGAT TTAGCGGAGGAACTGAAAACTTACAAGTTGGAAAACCTTGAGGATATTAATTTAGTCGAGGATccggaaagaaaaggaaaaaacagaggCTATGCGTTTCTTGATTTCCGCACAAATGTTGATGGTGTGGATGCTTTTTTTAAACTACAGAACAGAGATATTTATCTTGGTACGGATGTTCGAGCCCAAGTGTCCTTTTCAAAAACTCTTTCACAGGATGATAAGATTATGGAAAAG GTAAAATCTGTTTTCTTGGATGGCTTACCACCTCACTGGGATGAAGACAAAGTGAGAGAAGTGTTTGGAAAGTTTGGTGAAATCGATAGTATACACCTTGCTAGGAACATGTTTAAAGCAAAACGAAAAGATTTTGGTTTCATTGGCTTTACTTCAAGACAATCAGCTTTAGATTGCATTAGTACAGTTAGTAAAGGTGGTATTGTTGAAGGTAGCGGAAAG GTTCGAATCAAGGCTTCTTTACAAAGGCCCAGACCTACTTTGAAAAAACATTCATGGCAAGGGATTACTCCCATGTTGGGCATCAGGAGGGGATTTATTGGAAAAAGTTATGGTGATAGAGAACACTATGGTGATAGGGAACGCTATGATGATAGAGAACGTTACCATAATAGAGAATGTTATGGTGATAGGGGATTTGGGTTTTCAGGTCATGCAAGACGTGATTACTCAAGCAATCATGTTCATGACAAATACCACCGCCACATGCATCGTATGGCAATTGATGTTGAAGAAAGGCCCGTTTCATCACGAGAACACAGATCTCATTATAGAAGAGATTCTGCAGTATCTG GCCACATCCACAGGTATGAGAGGGCAAGGCCCAGGGAAGCATATCTTGATAGTCGATATACTAATGAATACCCAAGACATAGGCACTCAAGGCATGAAGAATCCATCCAGCGAGATGCATACAGGAGTAAATATGGACACTCCTACCTGGAGAGGTCACACAGAGATTCTTGCCCAGATTGTAATCCAAGTGATCATAGTTCCAGTGCCTTCTATAAGACA GACCATGAGCCAACACCTTCATCTTCCCAAGTAGCATCCCACTGTGAGGAATCGTTCAGTCAG GGCCGTAAGTTGATGGCATCAAGTTCCCCCGGGATGTGTAATTGTGGCGAATGCTATGTT GAACAAGATGCAGCCCCCGCAAGCTCCCAAGTGGTGCCTCTTCGTCACCAGTTGGCCAAACCTTTTCATGAGCGAAG TTCTGAGCCTGATGACCACTCTGCTTCTGCCTATGAAGCTGCGGAGTACAAGGAACGCAAGAGCAGGTATCATCCATCTTCCAGAGATGGCCCCAGTAATACTCACCACAGGAATTACCGTAGACAAGGAAGATAG